A genomic segment from Fusarium keratoplasticum isolate Fu6.1 chromosome 10, whole genome shotgun sequence encodes:
- a CDS encoding Aldehyde dehydrogenase has translation MSVLTKKLDAPNGRTIELPTGLFINNEFLPGHAAQIASINPTDETVICTVESASAADVEVAITAARAAFNHASWRDISPSVRGALISKLADLIEADKETLATLEAWDNGKPYKVALEEDIEEVLAVLRYYAGWADKIHGQTMTNVGAEPYKFAYTIKEPVGVCAQIIPWNYPLSMASWKLGPALACGNTVVLKPAEQTPLSILWLASLVLKAGFPPGVVNVINGLGPVAGAALASSLDVDKIAFTGSTGTAKQIMKLASSNLKDITLETGGKSPIIVFEDADLEQASKWANVGLMSNQGQICTATSRILVHKNVYDKFLELLRTCIGDWNIIGDPFEESTFQGPQVTKAQYERVLGFIERAKEDGADLVLGGKRLDKKGFFVEPTLFSGVTEDMELFQEEVFGPVAAITTFDDESEAIRLANNSRYGLGAAVFTTDIQRAHRCIARVASGQVWVNSSNDGDARIPFGGVKQSGIGRELGESGLDAYCQTKAVHINVSLKL, from the exons ATGTCTGTCCTGACGAAAAAGCTCGATGCTCCCAATGGGAGAACTATCGAATTGCCCACCGGCCTTTTCATCAACAATGAATTCTTGCCCGGACACGCTGCCCAAATCGCAAGCATCAACCCAACAGACGAGACAGTTATATGCACCGTCGAGTCCGCTTCGGCCGCTGATGTCGAGGTTGCTATCACGGCTGCACGAGCCGCATTTAATCATGCGTCGTGGCGGGACATCTCGCCCTCTGTCCGAGGGGCTTTGATAAGCAAACTCGCCGATCTTATCGAGGCGGACAAGGAAACACTTGCCACGCTAGAGGCCTGGGATAACGGAAAGCCCTACAAGGTTGCTCTGGAAGAGGACATTGAGGAAGTGCTGGCCGTGCTCCGTTATTACGCCGGATGGGCCGACAAGATTCATGGCCAGACCATGACCAACGTCGGAGCCGAGCCGTACAAGTTTGCGTACACGATCAAGGAGCCCGTTGGAGTCTGTGCTCAGATTATACCTTGGAACTATCCCTTGA GCATGGCTTCATGGAAACTCGGCCCGGCTCTCGCTTGTGGCAATACCGTCGTCCTGAAACCAGCAGAGCAAACACCCCTGTCCATCCTGTGGCTCGCCAGTCTTGTGCTGAAAGCTGGCTTTCCCCCGGGAGTGGTCAACGTCATCAATGGTCTGGGCCCAGTCGCCGGAGCCGCCCTGGCGAGCAGCCTGGACGTGGACAAGATCGCTTTCACGGGCAGCACAGGAACGGCGAAGCAAATCATGAAGCTCGCCAGCTCAAATCTCAAGGACATCACACTCGAGACGGGCGGCAAGTCTCCGATCATTGTTTTCGAAGACGCCGACCTCGAGCAGGCCAGCAAGTGGGCTAATGTCGGTCTGATGAGTAACCAAGGTCAGATTTGCACAGCCACGTCCAGGATTCTTGTCCACAAAAATGTATACGACAAAttcctcgagcttcttcgTACTTGTATCGGAGATTGGAACATTATTGGCGACCCATTTGAGGAGAGCACCTTCCAGGGGCCCCAGGTTACCAAGGCTCAATACGAAAGGGTACTTGGCTTTATCGAAagggccaaggaggatggcGCCGACCTAGTTCTTGGAGGTAAAAGACTTGACAAGAAGGGATTTTTCGTCGAACCAACTCTGTTTTCCGGAGTCACAGAGGACATGGAGCTCTTCCAAGAGGAGGTCTTTGGACCAGTTGcggccatcaccacctttgACGACGAGAGTGAGGCTATCCGTCTCGCCAACAATTCCCGGTACGGGCTTGGAGCCGCCGTCTTCACGACGGACATCCAAAGGGCGCACAGGTGCATTGCGAGAGTGGCCTCTGGCCAGGTGTGggtcaacagcagcaacgaCGGCGACGCGAGGATACCATTCGGTGGTGTCAAGCAGAGTGGTATTGGCAGAGAGCTGGGGGAGAGCGGGCTGGATGCATACTGCCAGACAAAGGCTGTCCATATTAATGTGTCCCTCAAGCTTTGA
- a CDS encoding Amino acid transporter, with amino-acid sequence MSQLDSPDHPAKGTPSRDEAAIEGLGYHPAYRRVFKTLGSVGAVLSVASPNGVFVTSYYQFVYGGYWGLSWGWIIPAILMVSQPLAVAELCSAMPVNGAFYWWAAALGPKRVSRVLSFVAGWINCISLITSLASFSYAVASSWAVIISMLHPQWIPTNAQIMGVAMGLVILWGLLGALRMEKFTWLFIITTSIVVLINLTYVVALPTTHSVQDRRFATGAQVFGEYTNFSLWNKGVAVPMSMFTAAWVITGWQAPAFIVEETQNAQITAPRAIITSYSSIAIGGAIVSLVTAFCTSDITAAATDPSGNPMFILVIDHWGLKLGAAFLMTLMSTIAMGGPSLLLTSASQVAAFARDGGLPFPHVFSYIHPRTNMPVATMGLLVVGALLILLFSLSVVARTIIYSLAVIANMMTYALPIFLRLTCSHRFVPGPFNYGRLSKPIHLWALLTMVYLVVMECFPASPVWDAESFNYNWAILCGLLLVSMALWFGIGPRYTKFDLQIINGQMQQRGHTFIDGQVDNADEQGSRGKVSRKHDV; translated from the exons ATGAGTCAACTCGACAGCCCCGACCATCCTGCAAAGGGTACCCCGTCACGAGACGAGGCGGCCATCGAAGGCCTTGGTTACCATCCAGCATATCGCAGAGTGTTCAAGACCCTCGGTAGCGTCGGGGCAGTCCTGTCGGTCGCTTC ACCGAATGGCGTCTTTGTCACCTCGTACTACCAGTTCGTGTACGGAGGGTATTGGGGACTGTCGTG GGGATGGATCATTCCTGCTATTCTCATGGTATCGCAGCCActggctgttgctgagctCTGTTCCGCCATGCCTGTCAACGGTGCCTTTTATTGGTGGGCCGCCGCCCTCGGCCCAAAGCGCGTGTCGCGTGTCCTGTCCtttgtggctggctggatcAACTGCATATCACTCATCACCAGTCTTGCAAGTTTCTCATATGCCGTTGCCAGCTCCTGGGCCGTCATTATCTCCATGCTACATCCGCAATGGATCCCTACTAATGCTCAGATCATGGGTGTCGCCATGGGACTCGTCATTCTCTGgggccttcttggtgctCTTCGCATGGAGAAGTTCACTTGGTTGTTTATCATCACCA cttccatcgtcgtcctcatcaacCTGACCTACGTCGTCGCCCTTCCCACCACTCATTCGGTCCAAGACCGTCGTTTCGCTACTGGTGCTCAAGTCTTTGGAGAATACACCAACTTTTCCCTATGGAATAAAGGCGTCGCCGTTCCCATGTCCATGTTCACTGCCGCCTGGGTCATCACCGGATGGCAGGCACCAGCCTTTATCGTCGAGGAGACACAGAACGCCCAGATCACAGCTCCGAGGGCCATTATAACCTCGTACtcatccatcgccatcggtGGTGCTATAGTTTCCCTTGTCACGGCTTTCTGCACCTCGGATATAACTGCTGCAGCCACAGACCCTAG TGGCAACCCAATGTTTATTCTCGTCATTGATCATTGGGGATTAAAGCTTGGCGCTGCTTTTCTCATGACTCTCATGAGCACGATCGCCATGGGCGGACCTTCTCTGCTGTTGACCTCGGCTAGCCAGGTTGCGGCCTTTGCCAGAGACGGTGGCCTGCCGTTTCCTCACGTCTTTTCTTACATCCACCCGAGGACAAACATGCCTGTCGCCACCATGggccttcttgtcgtcggtGCTTTACTCATTTtgctcttctctctctccgTCGTGGCGAGGACCATCATCTACTCCCTGGCTGTCATCGCCAACATGATGACTTATGCCTTGCCCATCTTCCTCCGTCTTACTTGCAGCCACCGTTTCGTACCCGGTCCATTCAACTATGGAAGGCTCAGCAAGCCCATTCATTTGTGGGCTCTCTTGACCATGGTCTACTTGGTTGTTATGGAATGCTTCCCGGCGTCGCCAGTCTGGGATGCAGAGTCTTTTAACTACAACTGGGCCATTCTTtgcgggcttcttcttgtttctATGGCTCTTTGGTTTGGCATCGGGCCAAGGTACACCAAGTTTGATTTGCAGATTATCAATGGCCAAATGCAGCAAAGAGGCCATACTTTTATCGACGGCCAAGTAGATAACGCTGATGAGCAGGGCTCTAGAGGCAAGGTGTCGCGTAAGCATGATGTCTAG
- a CDS encoding Zn(2)-C6 fungal-type domain-containing protein gives MEAMNRHGSQELLLVILAIAIEMEPDALPPALDSERDKLVDVLRLESLKLMPPLALNSADLRLSQCTALILASYTWCMKEDLVQIARRWNDLAKLIWNDMRSNDMNNVYSESTARIGRAIQLQATVLDLLHHSRVSWPVDAETHTNPTLSPLCYASPTTEFGSCTNASSRVNDYFSLFFPLLGLLQNVLSSARDLESMKRIRDSLELFYLDFPPELLEFSSAKSPYQIEAMIWFHGIFILTFVRQDLLDILIDETLPMRDDFYSVLEHAILLGEAFPTLLRLDPGLRQISPATVFLINLSSTIIASAMWQFHCCIDLDTSSTLLVDAPESLVVIMSHHQEALKALTGPKSRYDLKFIGAISDILSSLCTGLTSETYQTLQKSLYVIAHYCWHDDGNGISRLATGATDGIVQTRAMSANITMLCRVQLPPVAEPEDAIMRRATIQALCSPEARICKGCFDLSIQF, from the exons ATGGAGGCCATGAACCGGCATGGTTCACAGGAGCTGCTGCTAGTGATTCTTGCCATTGCAATCGAGATGGAACCAGACGCCCTGCCGCCAGCCCTCGACAGCGAGCGGGACAAGCTCGTCGATGTTTTGCGCTTAGAGTCCCTGAAGCTCATGCCGCCTCTGGCCTTGAATTCTGCTGATTTGCGCTTGTCGCAGTGCACTGCGCTAATCCTGGCTAGCTACACGTGGTGCATGAAAGAGGATCTCGTCCAAATCGCCCGCCGGTGGAACGATCTTGCAAAACTCATCTGGAACGATATGAGGTCGAATGACATGAACAACGTGTACTCGGAATCAACAGCCCG CATCGGCAGGGCCATCCAGCTTCAGGCTAC CGTGCTagatcttctccatcactcCCGTGTGAGCTGGCCAGTTGACGCTGAAACGCATACAAACCCTACACTGAGCCCTCTGTGCTACGCGTCACCCACCACCGAGTTTGGATCTTGCACGAACGCCTCCAGCCGCGTCAATGACTATTTTTCTCTATTCTTCCCATTACTAGG CCTTCTTCAGAATGtcctcagctcagctcggGATCTTGAAAGCATGAAAAGGATCCGTGACTCTCTCGAGCTGTTCTATCTCGACTTTCCACCAGAACTCCTCGAGTTTTCATCCGCCAAGTCACCGTATCAGATAGAAGCAATGATATGGTTTCATGGGATATTCATTCTGACGT TTGTACGGCAAGACTTGCTTGATATCCTCATCGATGAGACCCTGCCCATGCGTGATGATTTCTATTCCGTCTTGGAACATGCAATTCTTCTTGGGGAA GCTTTCCCCACGCTTCTGCGACTAGACCCTGGCCTACGGCAGATCTCCCCTGCGACAGTCTTTCTCATCAACCTTTCGTCAACCATCATAGCGTCCGCCATGTGGCAGTTTCATTGTTGTATAGACTTGGATACCTCGAGCACTCTGTTGGTGGATGCCCCTGAGTCACTTGTCGTCATCAtgagccatcatcaagaggCTCTCAAGGCACTTACCGGTCCAAAATCGCGATATGACCTCAAATTTATCGGCGCCATTTCTGACATTTTGTCAAGCCTCTGCACTGGCTTAACCTCTGAGACGTATCAGACACTGCAGAAGTCGCTGTACGTGATCGCCCACTATTGCTGGCACGACGACGGCAATGGAATTAGCAGACTCGCCACTGGCGCAACGGACGGCATCGTTCAAACTCGAGCCATGTCTGCAAATATCACCATGCTCTGTCGAGTGCAGTTACCACCGGTAGCTGAGCCGGAGGATGCAATAATGCGTCGAGCGACCATTCAAGCGCTGTGCTCACCTGAGGCAAGGATCTGTAAAGGCTGCTTCGACTTGAGTATTCAGTTTTAA